The Primulina tabacum isolate GXHZ01 chromosome 7, ASM2559414v2, whole genome shotgun sequence genome includes a window with the following:
- the LOC142551440 gene encoding E3 ubiquitin-protein ligase RSL1-like isoform X3, which translates to MVCSQIIESSRITTADAEYAEELQFQEALLVSLVTAAPPNDAFSSVQEHIPNPEMLNYEQVLEDSPLSFCEICLENKESWQMFENDKCLHSFCYECTSNHVISKIRENLKIIPCPALYCKTILNFEACQMMVPDDILVKWHELLCLSLIPDSQKLYCPFLDCSALLVNDSGAVLKKIECVSCKRSFCAECHVPWHSEFTCKEFQKLYARKGRGKDEKIVKKLAEKKNWMKCPKCKMYIEKAEGCAHMTCRCEHEFCYRCGSKWTENHGGCKQKR; encoded by the exons ATGG TATGCTCTCAAATAATCGAAAGTAGCAGAATCACCACTGCAGATGCAGAATATGCAGAAGAATTGCAGTTTCAAGAAGCATTATTGGTTTCTCTTGTCACGGCTGCCCCACCAAATGATGCATTTTCATCGGTGCAAGAACATATTCCCAACCCTGAAATGCTAAATTATGAACAAGTGCTCGAGGATTCACCCCTAAGCTTCTGTGAAATTTGTTTAGAGAACAAAGAAAGCTGGCAGATGTTTGAGAACGACAAATGCTTGCACTCCTTTTGCTATGAATGCACATCCAACCATGTCATCTCCAAGATTCGAGAAAATCTGAAAATCATCCCTTGCCCTGCTTTATACTGCAAGACCATACTAAATTTTGAAGCTTGCCAGATGATGGTCCCGGATGACATACTCGTAAAATGGCACGAGTTACTATGTCTATCGCTGATTCCCGACTCCCAGAAGCTATATTGCCCTTTTCTTGACTGTTCAGCCTTGCTCGTAAATGATTCAGGGGCAGTTTTGAAGAAGATAGAATGTGTTTCGTGCAAGAGATCATTTTGTGCGGAATGTCATGTCCCGTGGCATTCTGAGTTCACCTGCAAGGAATTCCAGAAGCTGTATGCAAGAAAGGGACGGGGGAAAGACGAGAAGATAGTGAAGAAACTTGCTGAGAAGAAGAACTGGATGAAATGCCCCAAATGCAAGATGTATATCGAAAAGGCCGAGGGGTGTGCACATATGACTTGCAGGTGTGAGCATGAATTCTGCTACAGATGCGGATCAAAGTGGACTGAGAATCATGGTGGCTGCAAACAGAAGCGGTAG
- the LOC142551440 gene encoding E3 ubiquitin-protein ligase RSL1-like isoform X2: protein MTVCSQIIESSRITTADAEYAEELQFQEALLVSLVTAAPPNDAFSSVQEHIPNPEMLNYEQVLEDSPLSFCEICLENKESWQMFENDKCLHSFCYECTSNHVISKIRENLKIIPCPALYCKTILNFEACQMMVPDDILVKWHELLCLSLIPDSQKLYCPFLDCSALLVNDSGAVLKKIECVSCKRSFCAECHVPWHSEFTCKEFQKLYARKGRGKDEKIVKKLAEKKNWMKCPKCKMYIEKAEGCAHMTCRCEHEFCYRCGSKWTENHGGCKQKR, encoded by the exons ATGACTG TATGCTCTCAAATAATCGAAAGTAGCAGAATCACCACTGCAGATGCAGAATATGCAGAAGAATTGCAGTTTCAAGAAGCATTATTGGTTTCTCTTGTCACGGCTGCCCCACCAAATGATGCATTTTCATCGGTGCAAGAACATATTCCCAACCCTGAAATGCTAAATTATGAACAAGTGCTCGAGGATTCACCCCTAAGCTTCTGTGAAATTTGTTTAGAGAACAAAGAAAGCTGGCAGATGTTTGAGAACGACAAATGCTTGCACTCCTTTTGCTATGAATGCACATCCAACCATGTCATCTCCAAGATTCGAGAAAATCTGAAAATCATCCCTTGCCCTGCTTTATACTGCAAGACCATACTAAATTTTGAAGCTTGCCAGATGATGGTCCCGGATGACATACTCGTAAAATGGCACGAGTTACTATGTCTATCGCTGATTCCCGACTCCCAGAAGCTATATTGCCCTTTTCTTGACTGTTCAGCCTTGCTCGTAAATGATTCAGGGGCAGTTTTGAAGAAGATAGAATGTGTTTCGTGCAAGAGATCATTTTGTGCGGAATGTCATGTCCCGTGGCATTCTGAGTTCACCTGCAAGGAATTCCAGAAGCTGTATGCAAGAAAGGGACGGGGGAAAGACGAGAAGATAGTGAAGAAACTTGCTGAGAAGAAGAACTGGATGAAATGCCCCAAATGCAAGATGTATATCGAAAAGGCCGAGGGGTGTGCACATATGACTTGCAGGTGTGAGCATGAATTCTGCTACAGATGCGGATCAAAGTGGACTGAGAATCATGGTGGCTGCAAACAGAAGCGGTAG
- the LOC142551440 gene encoding E3 ubiquitin-protein ligase RSL1-like isoform X1: MSESVISFIFYCAGTFLAITAPAWMILYSNRKKKIIKPMNNQLILESVVIGDLPERLSSVDMSKDVCSQIIESSRITTADAEYAEELQFQEALLVSLVTAAPPNDAFSSVQEHIPNPEMLNYEQVLEDSPLSFCEICLENKESWQMFENDKCLHSFCYECTSNHVISKIRENLKIIPCPALYCKTILNFEACQMMVPDDILVKWHELLCLSLIPDSQKLYCPFLDCSALLVNDSGAVLKKIECVSCKRSFCAECHVPWHSEFTCKEFQKLYARKGRGKDEKIVKKLAEKKNWMKCPKCKMYIEKAEGCAHMTCRCEHEFCYRCGSKWTENHGGCKQKR; the protein is encoded by the exons ATGTCAGAATCTGTCATTTCATTCATATTTTACTGTGCCGGAACGTTTCTTGCCATCACTGCTCCTGCATGGATGATTCTGTATTCcaatagaaagaaaaaaataatcaaacccATGAATAATCAGTTGATTCTAGAGTCTGTGGTCATCGGAGATTTGCCGGAGAGGCTGAGTTCGGTTGACATGTCCAAAGACG TATGCTCTCAAATAATCGAAAGTAGCAGAATCACCACTGCAGATGCAGAATATGCAGAAGAATTGCAGTTTCAAGAAGCATTATTGGTTTCTCTTGTCACGGCTGCCCCACCAAATGATGCATTTTCATCGGTGCAAGAACATATTCCCAACCCTGAAATGCTAAATTATGAACAAGTGCTCGAGGATTCACCCCTAAGCTTCTGTGAAATTTGTTTAGAGAACAAAGAAAGCTGGCAGATGTTTGAGAACGACAAATGCTTGCACTCCTTTTGCTATGAATGCACATCCAACCATGTCATCTCCAAGATTCGAGAAAATCTGAAAATCATCCCTTGCCCTGCTTTATACTGCAAGACCATACTAAATTTTGAAGCTTGCCAGATGATGGTCCCGGATGACATACTCGTAAAATGGCACGAGTTACTATGTCTATCGCTGATTCCCGACTCCCAGAAGCTATATTGCCCTTTTCTTGACTGTTCAGCCTTGCTCGTAAATGATTCAGGGGCAGTTTTGAAGAAGATAGAATGTGTTTCGTGCAAGAGATCATTTTGTGCGGAATGTCATGTCCCGTGGCATTCTGAGTTCACCTGCAAGGAATTCCAGAAGCTGTATGCAAGAAAGGGACGGGGGAAAGACGAGAAGATAGTGAAGAAACTTGCTGAGAAGAAGAACTGGATGAAATGCCCCAAATGCAAGATGTATATCGAAAAGGCCGAGGGGTGTGCACATATGACTTGCAGGTGTGAGCATGAATTCTGCTACAGATGCGGATCAAAGTGGACTGAGAATCATGGTGGCTGCAAACAGAAGCGGTAG